The genomic region AGGCGCGTGTAGGGAGCATCTGTTGGGGGGCGCTCGGCGCTTGatgtatatacatatatttgtattatatacatatattgttttttttctctttcttttcttttttcttggtttttctctgtttttctcttttttctttcttcgttTCTCTTTTTTGCAGGAGTTTCTGCGTAATTGCTGCGGACTGTGCAGATGTTTAGCATCGGTCATCTAAATATTAGATCTTTgcttaaatcttttaatgattttgaaggTGTGTTGGCTGACGGTGGCTATCATGTGTTTGCATTGGGCGAGACTTGGCTGTCTGCTGGAATCGATAATAATGCAATATCTGTGAACGGATATAAGGTGCTTCGAAAGGATAGAGAGACTAGAGCGGGGGGCATTGCGTTGTATATAAGGGAAGGAGTAACAGTTACCACAGTCGATGTGAGTGATGCAATAGAGCAGCTGTGGGTCAAGATACGACTGGACGGATTGAGTCTTGCCTTGGCGGTTGTGTACAGACCCCCGTTAGTCAATTATAATTTGTTCCTCAATGAATTAGAGGACGCGCTTTCGATTATATTGCCTACGGTGGACAGGGTGGTGATTCTTGGGGATTTTAATATCGACATGTTGACCGTGACCACCCGTAAGTCCCTAGCGCTACAAGATTTGCTTGATTCTACGGGCTTGTATCAAGTCATTGAGGGACCAACACGAGTAACCCAATCATCGTCTACTTTGATTGATCTGATACTGGTATCTGACCGCAGCATGGTCAGTGAGGTGGGTGTCGCAGACGGGGGAAGTATGTCAGATCATGATATAATATACTGcaatctaaaatttaaaaccccACCACATCCGCCTCTAATTAGAACCTTTCGctctttcaaatattttcaatacgaTCACTTCGCTGATGATCTGTATAGAATACcattttttcacatttttgatatTCCCGACGGGGACTCTaaggtaaattttttcaataacgCCCTATGTAGTGTTCTAAaggtacagggtgtcccaatttcgatgtccgcataggctatctccgaaactaaaagagatagaaaaaaagtagcttacatgtcatgatctcgtttttcgagaaaatgctaatgccgaaaactgcgaacagctatcgtcttttgttttcgccctagcggcaaaaattgaaaattttgcgaaaacggcattcgcgaatatctcacttattatcaaagatggagtattataaataaaacattatatgggcaactttttacgaagaattcagtggcgtaggtagaatttttttcccatcttttattttcgagattttagacgtaactttatttttttaaatggaaaccatagttggctatgacctaaaataatttgtaattttcttctgataacaaatatatatagtttgtggggtatatttcttataattattgaataattaacaaaaattcattttgtcctatctaaaactaatgtatgtgtttaaaagttaatgttgctatggtgataaccatacatacatactatgatagaatataatgtatcaattttttttgttctttctgaaactattgtatgtatttaaaacttaactgttgttatggtgataaccataccatgatggaaaacattgtttccaattattgtcaaagtttgtagtagtatttaaaaattcagtaacgactctggcattatgtcctggtgctccgtcatattgaaaatatatcattaaactaaaattagaactaaaactagaactaacactagacacgggttttgccgtgcgtcttttaataaaaggtttgacgtttcggatgccatgttgcaaccttcttcagaagctggttcgaagtgaaatgaaaatatatcatttgaaacatatttaatggcaaattgtcgaccaatgtgctcaatgtgctgccttaatatattgagatATTTACCatagtttaagtttttatggtagatactatatgccaaaattctattatctaaaagagcacaccatacattgaatcctaatcttctttgaacactcagagacttcatcggtccagatgacattttgaacaaacagcagattatttaatttttctaaatatcatctacaaaattctaatcttagattgacggcacgtaaataatgagttagccccgctttgtatggtttatacatatttttctttcatattcggaaGCAGCggtttttgggtcagacgtcttgttcaatttctctgcaagatgttgatggatttatcgcaactgaagccaacacattgacttcatcttcttgcaggtcattttggtatgttttgcACGTGCTTTCCGgataccttgtgaaatataattccgcggctaacgtcgcattcttatctgataacatatagcattccatcatgttacatttttcataattttcgaagttcattgtaaagttttattcagttttgttatactttgacacttaacatgctggtgcttcgtaccagcacataataCCAGAGttattatcgaatttttaaatacaaacttaagcaattatttgatacattatgtgccatcatagtatgtatggttatcaccatagcaacataatttttaaatacatacattacttttagatagaacaaaatgaatttttgttaattatttaataactataagaaatatacccgacaaactatatatatttgttatcagaagaaaataacaaattattttagatcatagccaactatggtttccatttaaaaaaataaagttacatctaaaatctcgaaagtaaaagatgggaaaaaaattctacctacggcactgaattcttcgtaaaaagttgcccatataatgttttatttataatactccatctttgataataagtgagatattcgcgattatCGTTTTCGcataattttcagtttttgccgatagggcgaaaacaaaagacgatagctgttcggagttttcggcattagcattttctcgaaaaacgagatcatgacatgtaagctactttttttctatctcttttagtttcggagatagcctatgcggacatcgaaattgggacaccctgtacattgtCCACTGAAAACCTGCAGTTTTGTAAGACCTCAGTCCCCATGGATCACTGATACAATCAAGTCTATGCAAAAAATTCGGGACAGGGCATATCGGGAATTTAAAGCAACAAAGCTACCGCAGAAATGGaccttttataaaacaatgagACGAATTGTTACGGAAGCTATCCGTACAGAGCGCAGAGTATATCTTGAACTTCAAATTAAAAGCGCGAATAATAAATGGACAGCATTGAGAAAAGCGGGTTTGTTTAATAAGAAGCAAATTTCAGTACCGGGGCACCGTAAAAATCTAAACCAGTTGAATGCGCACTTTGTCGGCGTGGGTATATCGGGGTATGATGCTGACCTTTACAattattatcttaataatacaCTATATAGCCAGGTTTTTGAATTTGCTGAAATTGCTGAAGCCAATGTTGAGGAAACTATTAACGCAATAAACAGTAATGCTATGGGCTATGACagcttaaatataaaaattattaaattgtgttGCCCCCATATTATACCATATGTTAGGCATATTGTAATTCATGTCATAGAGACTAGTTCCTTCCCGGCTTCGTGGAAAATATCGTTGCTAAACCCTCtccctaaaattaataatcctCAAAGGCTGTCTGACTTAAGACTAATAAGCATATTGCCGGTTCTCTCAAAGGTCATGGAGAAGATTTTATTTGAACAACTTAGCAAATATATTGTAAACAACAGCATTCTGCCGGACCGACAATCTGGTTTTCGCCCTGGTTTCAGTTGCGCGACCGCGCTGGTTGACGTTGTGGATGACATTGTGGGAGCGATGGATAGCGATAAAATTACCGTTCTTTGTCTGCTTGATTACTCGAAGGCCTTCGACACTTTGAACCATAAAATCTTGCTGTCCAAACTGCACCATATAGGGTTAAAGTACAAGGCAGTTAATTTACTGGGGAGTTTTTTGGATAATAGGGTGCAACGTGTGAGTGTGGATGGTCGGGTGTCGGAGGCAATGACGGTATCGACAGGTGTCCCACAGGGATCGGTTCTCTCCCCGCTCCTTTTCTCAATATACACTAGCGATTTTCACAAGCATGTACAGTAGGGCCCCGACATTCACGACTTCAGCATTCGCGGTTTCGTGTATTCGCGTTTTAAACTTTGCTACCTTTTTCAACATTCGCGTTTCGATTATTCGCGAATATGTACgcacttttttctttattcaaaCGGTGCGCCTGCTGTACAAGCAACCAGCTTCCCATCACGCACATTTGacaatttgttttgttacGGTTTACGGGGATTCCCTTAATTTCGATCGATTTTAGTGTTTAGGTTATGTGTTTATTTCTGTGATATTTACTTGACTCAGGTtagtatttctttatttttttttactctatAATTTCTTATATCCGATTAATCTTATAAACTTTTAGAAACTATTATTCTATTCAACATGGCTACAAAACGACCAGCGAACGAAATAAACTTAATTGCCAAACGCGCAAAGTCAGTTATGACATTAGAAAAAAAGATTCAAGTTCTTGATATGCTGCGAGAAGGGAAAAAAGCTACCGAAGTGGGCCGTATCTTTAGTGTAAATGAATCAACGATAAGatctataaagaaaaaagaaaatgaaatcagGAATAGCGTAAAAAGTGGCATCTGTTCATCATTAAAAGTAACATCACAAATTCGTGATatgaatattgagaaaatggAGAAGTCTCTTTATATTTGGATTGAAGATAACGGCCGCAGAAATATACCATTAGCCAGAGCTAGATTAATGGATAAAGCCAAGGATCTTTATTGTCATTTTTCGGgtgatataaattatattgaagATGACTCTAAATTTAAAGCGAGCAGAGGATGGTTCGAAAGATTTAAATCTCGATTTAATCTTCATAACGTTAAGTTATGTGGAGAATCAGCTTCAGCTGATCATCAACAAGCTGCAAAATTTCctgatgaaataagaaaattaatagaagaaaaaggtTATTGCCCTGAACAAATCTTTAATGCGGATGAAACCGGACTTTATTGGAAACAGATGCCAACACGAAcatacatttcaaaaaatgaaaagactGCTGCTGGATTTAAATCAGCTAAGGATAGAGTCACACTTTTATTGTGTGCAAATTCAAGTGGAGACTTTATTACAAAGCCAATGTTGGTATACCGGGCAGCTAATCCACGTGCTTTAAAGAACAAGGACAAAGATGCTCTTCCTGTGTATTGGCGAGCTAATGCAAAAGCTTGGATGACTTCTCATATATTTGTTGAATGGTATAAAGAGTGTTTCGTTAAAGAAGTGGAACGTTatctaaaatctaaaaatttatcattccGTGTTTTATTGATATTGGATAACGCAACATCTCATCCAGTTGATGTTCTCAAGTTAGGTCATCCATGTGTGGAAGTAGTATTTCTTCCTCCAAATACAACATCCTTGTTACAACCTTTAGACCAAGGTGTTATAAAGGCTTTCAAAAGTCATTACATCAGGCACGCGTTTGGATTTGTACACGAGAAATTAGAAAACGACAGTTCCCTTTCAATAAAAGACGTGTGGAAACTATACAATATTGAACAtgctattattaatataaaatgtgcTTTAAATGACATTAAAATATCGACTGTCAGTAAttcatggaaaaaattgttaaaaaaagacaCCGAAAAATCTTCTGAAGTTGATGAGGCAATAGACAAAGCTGTGCTCTCTGCACGGTTGCTACCAGGAGACGATTTTCAAAAGGTGGTAGCAGCTGATATAGAATCTCTTGTCAATGAAGAAAACGAAGAGTTATCCAATGCGGATTTAGAAGCACTCCTGATAGAGAGTGAATCAGGATCGGATGAAGATGAGGTTATTTCTCcttgtaataaattatcgtTGAAAGaacttaattcttttataCAAGAAGCAAATCATCTTGCTGAAAAGATCGTAGAAATGGATCCCGTAATGGAAGCATAGaagcataaaatttaaaaatgggtTAAATACTCTTCTTGCTTCTTACAAAGAGCTTCAAAAGGATATGCAAAATAAAGCTGTACAACCTACCATACATTCATTTTTCAAACCATCGTGTTCTAAATCAGTGCCTGAACATGTTGATGAAAggttaagttaatttttatttgtttttttttcttagtttatttctttgatatttatttttgagtttatttttatttgtccgagtttatttttttaactttaaatgattattttactgtacatattatatttgaatacaaatattgttgcagaaaatttagtcgttttattttgaaatattgtgtgtgttttatttaacataactaattttattaattttaaaaatcatacttattcaaatttttaattttgttactatttttaaataaaacatctctccatttgatttatttcgtcttcgttttactttttaaaatggcACAGAAGCAGTTTCTCTTTTATAAGATCGAGTGCTTCAACATTCGCGGATTCAACATTCGCGACGTATTTTCAGAACCTAACCCTCGCGAATGTTGAAGCCTTACTGTATCTTTTTGCAATATGCACCAATATGCCGATGACACTCAGCTTTATGGGTCTTTTGGCGAGGGTGAGGTGGAGGAGGCCTGCAGGCGGATAAGTGCTGACCTAGATAATCTTGTGGATGTGTCTCGTcgtcataatttattaattaactcagCAAAAACCGACGTTATTGTTTTTGGCCCGAAAAAACTTAGGGAAAGAATTAAACCCAAACTTGACATACGCATAGGAAACCAACAATTAACGTGCAAAGATTCAGTTAAAAGTTTGGGAATAATTATTGATGAGAATCTAACTTTCAATgagtatattaataaaaagatccGGGCGGCATACTgtcaattaaaattcatttataaCGCGCGTCATTTTCTAACCGGTAGCAGTAAACGTTTACTTTGTGAGAGCCTGGTGTTATCGGGTTTTAACTATGGGGACATGTTGTACTCCTCGTTTCTATCTAAACGTATAgctcaaaaaatacaaaaagtacaaaattcaTGTCTGCGACTAATTTTTGGTATAAGGCGACGAGAGCACATTAGTCACAAGTTGATTGAAATAAGCTGATTAAATATGATCAACCGCAGAAAATTACATTGCGCAACAGCttatttcaatattataaCGACAGGCCTTCGCCGGAAGATACGGTACAGGACGGACGTGCACACCCTCAATATTAGGTTTAAGGGAACTCTCACACCACCCATTCacaaacgtcaattttttaaaaaatgctattcttaccaaatttcaaaactggttAACGAGATTTCTGGATCTGTAGGACTGTGCACGTCCGTTGCATTACTCGAACGTCGATATAGGGCAGCCTTGTTTTCGGCTCAATGCACCTTTCAGGGTTACCGATGATGTTAATACCTCAGCTCTGCCGTATTTGCGCATAAATTTTCTCTTGTTCGtgttttctttctcttttcatgttcttttctgttttgtctatgtttatgtttattatttttaagggggtgatTGTGGAAGAACGATAGGAGACTATCGAACATCACCTTTtgttcataaatttaaatttagatatataaacttttttgtattttcaataCTATGTACCTGTATCGATTTTTGTGAACAATaaacttgtttattattattattattattaaatcgaaagttccgaataaacaacccatgctaccaaaatttcaaatctctacgaatagtggaacctgaaaaagttctaacgaaccagttacgtgagacaccctgtataatgtatatttatttgatGATATCATAATACATTAATACAAATATCTAATATATTAAGCATATATTTTTCATCAAAgtcaatcatttcaaactTTTCTCTCCCCATACTTAAGAAAGCTAGGTCACTTAGGCGATCTTGTCCCAGCATTGAtctgtaaaaattaattaaagttcaCAGCTAGCAATGGATATTGAAATAGTAAGAAGTATTTGAACCGCGACTCTCAGGTTTGGAAAAACATCTCCGTCAGAGATTATAAAGGTAAGCAGCTCTAATGGAGTTTTagattcaatttcttttctattgCAGAGTAATATTTTGTAGTCACATATTACGACGTAGATTTTTGTTccattgatttcaaaattcatGTTTTTACAACTCTTTTCAAGATCGTTAACATCATTATCCTGGTTTAATAAACATTCAACGTCCAATAGAAATCCAAATTTggaattaagtttatttaatcgTGTAAATCATGTACTTATTTCTTGTTGCAGACGATCAAGAACGTTTTTCGTAACGCGAGAAATTTCACCTTCTGCGGAAAGGCCACCATCACTAGCCAATTCTCCCAGCATTTTTCGACGTCTAACACGGATTGTTGTATCAATATCCCAGTTTTCACAAACAGACTTTTGCTTAGCTGCGGTAACTCCtactaaatttaaagaatgatTATCACAGTTTACAAATagtgctttattatttttttctataattctTTATTGGACGCCAGATATATGACCTGACATCACTGCAGCATTATCATAACATTGTGATCTATAATTtgttaatgaatttaatttttctaaaattttattttcaattgaCGATACATCTTTGGCAtgtatttcaataaatcacaaaaacgaTTCTCTGATGGAAACTTTTCTGTTGGTTAAATCAATATCTATATACCTAAAGACTTGCGACATTTGTTCTCGATGAGCGATATCAGGAATTGAATCAAATAAAAGTATGAAACAGTTTTCGGCGTttccataacatttttaagaCGATTTGCTAGTAATAGATTAAACTGATCAACAAGTTAAAGTAAAGATAATAGGTTGCGGACATTTGTACCATCATGAAGGGTTAGACTTGTGatacagcgacagttctgttagtaatgaatgtgatggtgaccggatagttgccggatattcGTTCCACCACAATTCATTACACGATTACCTGATGTTACTACTGTATTTAGAATGCAAGATTATTactaaatttcaaataagCAACATCATTAAACTCCAGAATACTTAGAATTATAATGAGTATTTCTGTTGAATTTTTTGTACTTTCTATTATACATGGATTTGAAACTTCAGATACACTTGAGCCTCCATATTTATTATCTGCAAACTCAGAGAACTCTAACAGGAGTACAATCTTCTATTAGCTTCTACATTTTGTATTCGCGATTTTTTTGCTAAATATGATTCCATTGCTATTCTTGCTATTCCACGAAAAGTAACACCGTTTTGAATTTTCGCATTGCCGACCTCACTTTCTTAACTCTATAAAACAGACCTTATAACTTTTCTCTTGCATACCACACCCTACATTCCGACACCCGTTCCTCACATACTTactttttcccatttttttcttaatcttcTTAAGTAAGACATCCGAGATAAGTATGACCTGGTTATCGGTGTACGTCTATACCAGGTTCACCCCGGATAGAATAGATCAGCGTATTACTTAGCCTATGCTGATGACGTACACTTATGCTGATGATTGCTAGCAGCTAGGACCAAAGGGGATTTGGTGGAGAGCTTGCAGTTAACGAGGGGAAGACAAAGTATATGCTTATGACAAAAACCAGAAACCCAAACACAGAGAACAAGGAGAGAttataaatgttgaaaatagagcATATTTCAGTACTTGCTGAAGTCCCGATTGCTGTCGCGGAGAACCAAATCCAAAATATACCGTATCAGTGTAAGACCAGTGATGATGTACTCAACTCGTGGGATATGGTCCCATATGTCAGCAAGGCGAATGGAAGATACGTACTAGTGTTGGAAcagatatccggcaactatccggctTTGGCAGGATGTTAAAaccctattacttagtactccaccattcacaggaattaatatcccttttaggtgttggacaatgcaaataataatcaagttcaaccccaataggacttttttcaatgaatacaactttatttatcattaacaacctcattgtaacaattcCAATACACTATacaaaatctcttgttgcagtttcgtctagtttccttctcttcgcttgtaattcatcatcacattcattactaacagaactgtcgctgttatcactttcgattattaattaaagtatcttcttcttaatgcaaaaagccgttttgaaaaatcactttcagttcttgagaaataaatttttgaaatcatcgacaattttttcgaattttgtaatttttgctgattaagatttaaaaattcttataaaatctatttcctGGAAtacgagtatgaaaatttcctgaaatgttaataaaagtgtcctctttccaatgaagcaacacgtttttaaaaataacgtttagtttttgagaaaacaatatttaaagatttgataaaattttcgatgttgcaattttcatcgataactttcaaaattcgctataaaattaatttcttgaaggatccttgtggaaatatcaccaattattaattatagtatcctctttttaatgcaaaaagccgttttgaaaaatcacttttagttcttgagaaataaatttttaaagtaatcgacaattttttcgaattttacaattttcgccgattaagttttaaaaattcatataaaatccatttcttggaatacgagtatgaaaatttcgcaaagagttaataaaagtgtcctctctccaatgaaccaacccgttttaaaaaataacttttagtttttgagaaaaattttgataaaattttcgatgttgcaattttcctcgataattttcaaaattcgctataaaattaatttcttgaaggatccttgtggaaatatcaccaattattaattaaagtatcctcttttaatgcaaaaaattttggtgtttatatattatttattttaaaacaaaaaaatttaatttcgtatattgaattagatttatttacataaaacaACGTACAAAGGATTCATTATTTAACTAATACAACGATTTCAtactttacttttaaattgCAGAATAGAATTCCATAAAACCCAAAAGACattgaaattatttctaaataagcatctttaaaaattaatattgcaTCAAGTACTTGTAATGgtaatattttattctaacaaatttaatttgctGTTGGTTTTTCTTAATTGTGCCCTCCATGGAATAATATGCGTTTCATTCGAATCTTCGTTACAATCATAATCATCTTTAtcactattattattattattattacaaataccattattatttaaatcttgtttattaattaaatcatttttctcaTCTGATGCTGTTTTGAGACACTCTTGCATATCATGAACTTTCTTTTCATCCGTAATTTTTGGAGTGTACAAAGTTtgtctaaaaaataaaagatttattattaaatttttattaaaaaatgatttagtaCTTCATTCTAATTTCGGCCTCTtctttttttgcaattaattGCCGTTTCCATTGAGGGATCATTTGTAAACGTTTCGCTTCCGAATCACGTTGGATTTGATCTTCGAGTTCTTTTCGGGCTTTCTCCGCCGCTTTTTTGGCCAACATTTGGCGTTTCCAAGCGGGGATAACATTTCCAATTGGATCTTTATCGGggatctaaaaaataaatttaaattttttgtatttaattaatttttaaaaattactttttcaaCGAAATTATTTGCTGTAAATTGTTTGGTCATTTCGGTATAAATTTCCTTTTCAACTTTTTGGTCAACTTTGGCCTTTTCGATCTTCATCTTTTTAATGCCTGTGATGTCTTTAGACATTTTTAACTCGGCGATTAAATCGGATTTTTGTGCGATATAATTATCGCTTTGTAAGCATTGCAAGCTCATACTTCTTGTTGGTGCTGAAAACGTTTTTGACGCCACTAATTTATCCGTTCTTCTTAATTGGACCGAGTTTAAATCTTGGATGCTAATCGCGGATAAAGGTTgttgtttcttatttttttctgattctTTTTGCaccattttatctttttctttggTGAAGAAATCGGGGAGAGGCGGAGGTGGGGGTCCTTGATTTTGCACACTAACTTTTTCTGGCGCAATTTCGACTTTTTTTTCGGCAATTTCGGTTTCTTCATAATCCAAGGAATTTCGCGAcgaatttcttttattgtcGCTTATGCTGCGTAAATATTCGGAGG from Onthophagus taurus isolate NC chromosome 5, IU_Otau_3.0, whole genome shotgun sequence harbors:
- the LOC139429803 gene encoding tigger transposable element-derived protein 1-like is translated as MATKRPANEINLIAKRAKSVMTLEKKIQVLDMLREGKKATEVGRIFSVNESTIRSIKKKENEIRNSVKSGICSSLKVTSQIRDMNIEKMEKSLYIWIEDNGRRNIPLARARLMDKAKDLYCHFSGDINYIEDDSKFKASRGWFERFKSRFNLHNVKLCGESASADHQQAAKFPDEIRKLIEEKGYCPEQIFNADETGLYWKQMPTRTYISKNEKTAAGFKSAKDRVTLLLCANSSGDFITKPMLVYRAANPRALKNKDKDALPVYWRANAKAWMTSHIFVEWYKECFVKEVERYLKSKNLSFRVLLILDNATSHPVDVLKLGHPCVEVVFLPPNTTSLLQPLDQGVIKAFKSHYIRHAFGFVHEKLENDSSLSIKDVWKLYNIEHAIINIKCALNDIKISTVSNSWKKLLKKDTEKSSEVDEAIDKAVLSARLLPGDDFQKVVAADIESLVNEENEELSNADLEALLIESESGSDEDEVISPCNKLSLKELNSFIQEANHLAEKIVEMDPVMEA
- the LOC139429804 gene encoding uncharacterized protein is translated as MEFISFDAVLTASGTNGSGEIASAKRLNLSCSDLKIISLNDSDHSDQVAHLVNKQRVLPFIPPSFPGSSDSNNLIKPSEYLRSISDNKRNSSRNSLDYEETEIAEKKVEIAPEKVSVQNQGPPPPPLPDFFTKEKDKMVQKESEKNKKQQPLSAISIQDLNSVQLRRTDKLVASKTFSAPTRSMSLQCLQSDNYIAQKSDLIAELKMSKDITGIKKMKIEKAKVDQKVEKEIYTEMTKQFTANNFVEKIPDKDPIGNVIPAWKRQMLAKKAAEKARKELEDQIQRDSEAKRLQMIPQWKRQLIAKKEEAEIRMKQTLYTPKITDEKKVHDMQECLKTASDEKNDLINKQDLNNNGICNNNNNNSDKDDYDCNEDSNETHIIPWRAQLRKTNSKLNLLE